The following proteins come from a genomic window of Anopheles ziemanni chromosome 3, idAnoZiCoDA_A2_x.2, whole genome shotgun sequence:
- the LOC131285188 gene encoding uncharacterized protein LOC131285188 — MEPVCILCEEKFNADQSKDLADHAKIFFSITAIDISVWEGINLLKICNLCEEKLLQYEIFRSLCIKVCTKLSQHSRVVDVSPSPLVKFEDKIEGALCADDKLLNNTNTAIEDNRQPSSGKKLKTVVENESNDRAFESDVQNDNEDDLLEIA; from the exons ATGGAGCCTGTTTGTATATTATGCGAAGAGAAGTTCAATGCCGATCAGTCCAAGGATTTAGCAGATCATGCTAAAATATTCTTCAGCATTACTGCTATCGAT ATTTCCGTTTGGGAAGGTATAAATTTGCTGAAAATATGCAACTTATGTGAAGAAAAACTGTTGCAGTATGAGATCTTTCGTTCGCTTTGCATTAAAGTATGCACAAAGCTAAGTCAG CATTCTAGAGTCGTAGATGTTTCACCGTCGCCATTGGTAAAGTTTGAAGATAAAATCGAAGGTGCGTTGTGTGCTGATGATAAACTACTCAATAATACAAATACTGCGATCGAAGATAACAGGCAGCCAAGTTCtgggaaaaaattgaaaacagtcGTAGAAAATGAATCAAACGACAGAGCCTTTGAAAGCGACGTACAAAACGATAATGAG